TCCGCCACCGCGTCGACGCTCTCCTGCGTGATTCCGTACGGAAGGCCCTCCTCCACGAGGAAGGTGATCGGCTGATCCGGCTTCGCGAGGATGCGAGCCTGCGCCACCTGGCCGAGGCCTGCCGACAGCGCAGCGAGGGCGACCGCCAGCACCGGCACGATCCATTTCGTGCGATACACACGAGCGGCACGGGGACCTTTGCCAACCATGTGTCGATGCTATGCGCCGCCCTCACCGCCATCGATGTCCGCACCGCCCCTAGGCTCTCCTGGTGAGCATCGGGGAGTGGGTCGCGCCGGCGCGGCTGGGGAGGGACTTCCGCTGGCTGCTCGCCTCGTCGTGGACGAGCAACGTCGGCGACGGCATCGCGCTCGCCGCCGCGCCTCTGCTGATCGCGTCGATGACCGACTCGCCGCTGCTGGTCGCCTCCGGCGCCGTCATGCAGTTCCTGCCGTGGCTGCTCTTCGGGCTTCACGCCGGTGCCATCGCCGATCGCGTCGACCGGCGCCTGCTCATCATGGGCGCCAACGCCGTGCGGGCCCTTGTCCTCGTGGCACTCTGCACCTTCCTCCTCATGGGTGTCGCGAGCATCTGGATGGTCCTCGCCGTCGCCTTCGTCTACGGGTGCGCCGAGGTCTTCGTCGACACGACCAGCAGCACGCTCCTGCCGATGATGGTCCGGAAGGCCGATCTAGGGATCGGCAACGCCCGCCTGCAGGCCGGGTTCCTGGTCGCGAACCAGTTCGGCGGTCCGCCACTCGGCGCCTTCCTCTTCGCGGTCGGCTCCTTCTGGCCCTTCGCCGTGCAGGCGATCTGCGTCGCGCTCGCCGTGGTGCTCATCTCGCGCATCGCCGTGACCAAGCCGCCGACGGACGGCGAGGAGCGGCCGCGCACCGCCGTGCACACCGACATCCGCGAAGGCATCCGATGGCTGTGGCGCAACCCGCCCGTTCGCACCCTGGTCATCGTCATCCTGACGTTCAACATCACGTGGGCGGCGCCCTGGGGCGTGCTCGTCCTCTACGCGACGGAGCACCTCGGGATGGGGCCGGTGGGCTACGGCGCGCTGACGACGGCATCGGCCATCGGCGGATTGGTGGCGACATTCGCGTTCGGATGGCTCGAACGCCGCTTCACGTTCGCGACCCTCATGCGCATCTGCCTCAGCGCCGAGGTCGCGATGCACCTCGCTTTCGCCCTCACGACCTCGGGTGTCGTCGCCTTCGCCATCATGATGGCGTTCGGCGCCTACGCCTTCGTCTGGGGGACGATCTCGACGACGGTGCGCCAGCGCCTCGTCCCGCACGAACTCCAAGGACGCATCGCGTCGGTGAACATGGTGGGCGTCTTCGGCGGCCTCGTCATCGGGCAGGCGCTCGGCGGCGTCATCGCCCAGCTGTGGGGTCTGACCGCGCCGTGGTGGTTCGCCTTCGTGGGCGCTGCCATCACCCTCGTGCTCGTGTGGCGGCCGATCACTCACATCGCGGCGGCGAAGATCGACGGCGGGGAGGATGCCGCGCACTGACCCGCGGCATCCGCCTCGTCAGTGCTCAGAGCTCCGCGACGCGAATCAGGACCTTGCCCACGGTCGCCGCTTCGACGGCGTCGTGCGCCGCCGCGGTCTCGGCGAGCGGGAACCAGGTCAGCGGGAGGCCGTGTTCCTCCCCGACGGGGAGCACGCCGTCCTGGAGGGCCAGCGTGATGTCGGCGATCGCAGCATCCAGTGCCGGTTCGCCGACCGTGTAGAGCAGAACTCCCTGCACCCGGATGTTCTTCGCGAACGTGGGCCGGATCGGCATGCTGAACGTGTCGCCGTTGTCGTCGGCGTAGAACGCGATCACCGCGTGGCCGGCGGCGACCTCCGCATCGACGGCGGCGTTCGTGGCGAGGGACACTTCGACGAACTGGTCCACACCGTCGGGAGCGACGTCCCGCACCTTCTCGACCAGGTCGCCCTGCGTGTAATCGATGATGTGGTGAGCACCCGCCGCGCGGGCAAGGTCGGCCTTGGCATCGGAGCTGACGGTCGTGATGACGGTCGCCCCGGCCCAGCGAGCGAGTTGGATGGCGGCGTGGCCGACAGCGCCCGCACCTCCGGCGACGAGCACGGTGCGACCCGCGAGAGCGCCAGGGGCGAGACGTGCGGGGCCGTCCTCGTGGACGGTCAATGCGCGGTGCGCGGTGACGGCGGGCACGCCGAGGCTGGCTGCGGTCGCGAAATCGACGCCGTCCGGAAGTCGGATGGCGCGGGATGCCGGGACCACCGTGTACTCCTGCGCGGTGCCCGTGGGGCGCTGGTGCTGGGCGAGGTGCACCCACACGCGGTCGCCGACGGAGAGCCCGTCGACACCGTCGCCGAGCGCATCCACGATGCCGGCGCCGTCCTGATTGGGCACGGTCTCGGCGTAGGAGGCACGCTGCGTCCCGCCGGCGCGGGACTTCCAGTCGGTCGGATTCACGCCGGACACGGCGATGCGCACGCGCACCTCGCCGGCGCCGGGCACCGCGATGTCGCGGTCGACGAGGGACAGGACGTCGGATGCGCCCGGGGCGCGGTAGATGATCGCCTTCATACCGAAAGGGAACCTGCTGAGGCGCCGAGGCATTCCGTGACCGGAGGATTGCCAGGCGCACTGTGAAAGGCTCGAGACAGCGGCATGAGCTTCGTGCCGCACGCAGGAAAGGGGGCCCCGTGCCCACCTGGCTCGAACATCTCTGTCATTCCCTGATCGGCCGGACGCGATCGCACGACGATCTCCCGGATCTCCGCGACCTCCCCACCTCCCGTGTCGAGGTCGAGCGGACCTACTACCTCGTCGACGATCCCGAACGTCGCACCCGCGACGACCGGCTCTACGTCTTGCGTGTCGGCCGCGGCCGCACACGTCGCGCCGTCGATGTCGCGGTGCACTCGAACGGGCGCGTCGTCGGATTCCTTCCGGCGGATTCGGCTGCTGCTCTCGCCGCGCCGCTCGCGCGTCTCGGTGGCGCTGCGGTCGTCAACGGGGCCGGCCCGCGTCCCGGCACCACTCGACTGCGTGTCGATCTTCCGAGCGCCGCTGCGATGCAGTCGGTCCCTCGGGCGGACGAGTTCGCCGCGGCCTGACGGCGTCTCACTGCGCGACGAGTTCGCCCGATCCGTCCGCGTTCACCCGGAACGACGAGTCCTTGTACTCGGTGCGGAGCGAGAACCTCATCTCCGGAGCTGCGACCGGTTCTCCGAAGGTCTCGCTGTCGATGTCGCTGTCTGTGCCGCGCGTGACGAGGACGCTCGCGTCGTCGATGCCGAGCCCCGATTCCGTCGAAGCGTCGCTCAGCAGAGACCAGACCTTCGGTAGGGCGATGTTCTTCCAGACGAACTGCTCCGCAGCGAGCTCCGGCTGTGAGGGGGCAGCCCCGGTGTGCTCGACGATCCCGCCTCGGTACATCCACACGTCGGTCTCGGTTCGTCCGGGAGTCACGGGTGCCTCGACCCTGATGAAGTCGGGGCGGATGAGGACGGTGACGATGCGGTCGTGCCCGATCTCGTCCTCGAGCGCCTTCGCGGCGACGGAGAGTTCGTCGGGGCGGCGCAGGTCGACACCGAAGCGCCCCTCCTGCGCAGCCTGGACGGTCATGATGACGGCCCGCGTGTAGGGCGCGACGACGGCGCCTGCGGCGACGAGCGCGACGACGAGGAAGAGGATGCCGCGCAACATCCGCCCGCGAGGCCCGATTCCCAAGAGCGGTCCCCGTCGCGCTCCGTTCACCACCCGCATCGCTTTCGGCCAGACCAGCGTCGGGACCGATCCCCGCGGAGGGACGACGAGGTCGGCGATCTCCGCAGCGGACACCTCGCCGTCGACGAAGCCGAACTCGGGACCTCCGTCGATGAGTACCGCGACGCGTCGGATCGCGCCGGCCTGGAGGGACGACAGCTCGACGAGCGGCACGACCGTGCGCACCGTTGTCGCATAGCCGGCGCCGCGCCGCGGCTGCACCGTGACGTCTATTTCGCAGAGAGGCTGATCGTTGATCTGCGTTCCGGTCTGGCGGACGGCCTCGATGCGCGCCACCCCCAACCGGTCCTCGGCCCGCGCCCGGATCAGGTCCTCTTGCGAAACGGCCGTCGAGGCGAGCCCCGACGCCCCCAGGCGCATGAAGACAAGGCTGAGGATGCCGACGGGAAGCGCGATCGCAAGGACCCAGATGCCGGCTCCGGGAGGACCGACGAGAACGGCGATGGCGCCCCCGATGAGAGCGCCCACAGCTGCGGACAAGACGAGGCGAAGCACGATTCGTGAGCCTATCGAGCGGTGAAGAACCTTCCGAATCGTCGTCGCGCACACCGCCGCTCTGAGAGGCTTGCCGTGTGATCGAGACGCTCCTGGGCCTGGTGGTCGCCCTCCTCGTCGTCGCCCTGACCACCGTCGTTGGACGGTGGGCGGGTATCGCTGCGCCGATCCTCATGGTCGCCGTCGGCGTCGGCGGCAGCTTCCTGCCGATGTTCGACGACTTCGTCCTCGACCCGGAGTGGATCCTTCTCGGCATCCTGCCGCCCCTTCTCTACTCGGCAGCCGTCTCGATGCCGGCGATGCACTTCCGACGCGAGTTCGGCGCGATCGCGGGGCTTTCGGTGTTCCTCGTCATCGGAACCGCGCTCGCTCTCGGGCTGTTCTTCATGATCGTGATCCCCGATCTCGGGTTCGCGTGGGGCGTCGCGCTCGGCGCGATCGTCAGCCCGACCGACGCGGTCGCGACGTCGATCATCAAACGCACGCCCGTCTCGAAGCGTGTGATCGCGATCCTCGAGGGGGAGAGCCTCCTCAACGACGCCACGGCGCTCGTGCTGCTGCGAACGGCGATCGCGGCGGCCGCGGCATCCTTCTCCTTCTGGGGAGCGGTCGGCACGTTCGCTTACGCCGTCGTGGTGGCCGTGCTCATCGGCGGCTTCCTCGGGTGGCTCAACCTCACGGTGCGACGTCGCGCGACGGACCCGACGGTGAACACCGTGCTGTCGTTCACCGTGCCGTTCCTCGCTGCGATCCCCGCCGAACTCCTCGGCGCTTCGGGCCTGGTCGCGGCGGTCGTCGCGGGCATCATCACGGGAGTCGGCGGACCGCGGGTGTTCTCTGCCCGCAACCGACTCTCCGACGCGCAGAACTGGCGCACGGTCGAGCTCGTCCTCGAGGGGCTCGTGTTCCTGTTCATGGGGCTGCAGCTGACGACGATCATCTCCGACGTGCAGGCTGCGCACGCCGGTGTCGCACCGGCGCTCCTGATCGCGGCGGGCGCGTGGTTGCTCACCGTCGTCGTCCGGGCCGGGTACGTGGCTCCGCTCCTGGCGCTCCTCTCGCTCAGTGCGCGTCGCGTCCGCAGGCTGCAGCCCCGGCTCGAGACCATCGCGCAGCGGCTCGAGAGCGAGGAGGGCGAGAAGAAGCTCGTCGCCGCCTTCGCCCGTCGGGGTCGGACGGTCTCCCGCGACACCGTCCGCCGCTTCGGACCCCGGGTCACGCGAGGCCTCGCGGACATCCGCTACTTCCAGGAGGCGCCGCTCGGATGGCGCGAGGGCGCCCTCGTGGTGTGGGCGGGGATGCGGGGCGCCATCACGCTCGCCGCCGCGCAGACGCTCCCCGAGGACACGCCGCAGCGGTCGGTCCTCATCCTCGTGGCGTTCGGCGTCGCCGTCCTCTCCCTCGTCGGCCAGGGCTCGTCGGTCGCGGCGATGGTCACCGTGCTCACGCCCGCGGGTGCGCAGGAGGAGACCCGCCAGCGGGAGCGCGAGGAACGACGGCACATCCTCGAGCTGCTCCGCGAGAGCGCGGCGATCGTGCCCGCAGTCGAGACGACCGGCCGACGCGGACCGCTCCCTGATCTTCGAGATCGAAAGCGCTCACCGTCTGGAGGTCATCGCCGAGCAGCGCCGCGCGCTTCTCGACGCCCGCGACAGCGGCACCTTCGACGCCGACGTGCTCGCTCACGAGCTGGCTGTCATCGATGCGGCGCAGATCGCGATCGAACTGCGCTCGGACCGAGGCTGACCTCGATCTAGCGGCCGAGCGCGCCGGCGATGTCCTCGACGTCGCGAAGATCGTTGAACACGTGCAACGCGACACGGGCGTTGCCGGCGCGGCTCGACGCCACGATTCCCGCCGCCCGCAGGCGCGCGATGTCAGCGCCGTCCTCGTCCCGCCACGTCACGATGGGGGTGGCCCGCTCGGGCTGGGGCAACCCGAGCCGCTCGCGGAGCGCCGCGGCCATCCCCGTCACTTCACGGTGCAACGCGTCGGGATCGGCCGCCGCGAACAGGGCGAGTGCGGGCTCGGCTCCGACGAAGGCCTGCCACGCCGGCGAGACGTCGAAACGCCGAGCGGATGCCGCCAGTGCCGCATCCGTCCCGTAGCACGACGCCCACGGGTCCGAACCCGCATACCAGCCGGCCTGTCGCGGCGAGATCGTGGCCGCGTAGTCCTCGCTGAGCGTGAGGAACGCGACACCGCGCGGCGCGCACAGCCACTTGTAGGCGTGACAGACGAGCGCGTCGAACGCGGCGGCGGCCACCGGCATCCATCCGACGGCCTGCGTCGCGTCGCAGAGGGTTCGCACGCCGTGCTCCCGTGCGGCCGCGACGATCGCGTCGGCATCGGCGACGACTCCCGTGGCGGACTGCACGATCGAGAACGCGACCAGCGCGTCACCCTCGTCGATCGCGTCCGCGAGAGCCGGCAACGGCACGGTCCGGACGGTGATCCCGCGACCGGCGTGGACGAACGGGAGCACGAGGGAGGAGA
This DNA window, taken from Microbacterium sp. MM2322, encodes the following:
- a CDS encoding MFS transporter; amino-acid sequence: MVSIGEWVAPARLGRDFRWLLASSWTSNVGDGIALAAAPLLIASMTDSPLLVASGAVMQFLPWLLFGLHAGAIADRVDRRLLIMGANAVRALVLVALCTFLLMGVASIWMVLAVAFVYGCAEVFVDTTSSTLLPMMVRKADLGIGNARLQAGFLVANQFGGPPLGAFLFAVGSFWPFAVQAICVALAVVLISRIAVTKPPTDGEERPRTAVHTDIREGIRWLWRNPPVRTLVIVILTFNITWAAPWGVLVLYATEHLGMGPVGYGALTTASAIGGLVATFAFGWLERRFTFATLMRICLSAEVAMHLAFALTTSGVVAFAIMMAFGAYAFVWGTISTTVRQRLVPHELQGRIASVNMVGVFGGLVIGQALGGVIAQLWGLTAPWWFAFVGAAITLVLVWRPITHIAAAKIDGGEDAAH
- a CDS encoding NADPH:quinone reductase, with translation MKAIIYRAPGASDVLSLVDRDIAVPGAGEVRVRIAVSGVNPTDWKSRAGGTQRASYAETVPNQDGAGIVDALGDGVDGLSVGDRVWVHLAQHQRPTGTAQEYTVVPASRAIRLPDGVDFATAASLGVPAVTAHRALTVHEDGPARLAPGALAGRTVLVAGGAGAVGHAAIQLARWAGATVITTVSSDAKADLARAAGAHHIIDYTQGDLVEKVRDVAPDGVDQFVEVSLATNAAVDAEVAAGHAVIAFYADDNGDTFSMPIRPTFAKNIRVQGVLLYTVGEPALDAAIADITLALQDGVLPVGEEHGLPLTWFPLAETAAAHDAVEAATVGKVLIRVAEL
- a CDS encoding sodium:proton antiporter, which encodes MIETLLGLVVALLVVALTTVVGRWAGIAAPILMVAVGVGGSFLPMFDDFVLDPEWILLGILPPLLYSAAVSMPAMHFRREFGAIAGLSVFLVIGTALALGLFFMIVIPDLGFAWGVALGAIVSPTDAVATSIIKRTPVSKRVIAILEGESLLNDATALVLLRTAIAAAAASFSFWGAVGTFAYAVVVAVLIGGFLGWLNLTVRRRATDPTVNTVLSFTVPFLAAIPAELLGASGLVAAVVAGIITGVGGPRVFSARNRLSDAQNWRTVELVLEGLVFLFMGLQLTTIISDVQAAHAGVAPALLIAAGAWLLTVVVRAGYVAPLLALLSLSARRVRRLQPRLETIAQRLESEEGEKKLVAAFARRGRTVSRDTVRRFGPRVTRGLADIRYFQEAPLGWREGALVVWAGMRGAITLAAAQTLPEDTPQRSVLILVAFGVAVLSLVGQGSSVAAMVTVLTPAGAQEETRQREREERRHILELLRESAAIVPAVETTGRRGPLPDLRDRKRSPSGGHRRAAPRASRRPRQRHLRRRRARSRAGCHRCGADRDRTALGPRLTSI
- a CDS encoding aminotransferase class V-fold PLP-dependent enzyme, whose protein sequence is MPLSPADVRASFPDVRGYVAACTAGIPPLATRAAVRDDLDALPDPIRYAEVAERCRTSFARLVGVATDAVALGAQTSAMVSLIAASLPDDAVVVCPEGEFSSLVLPFVHAGRGITVRTVPLPALADAIDEGDALVAFSIVQSATGVVADADAIVAAAREHGVRTLCDATQAVGWMPVAAAAFDALVCHAYKWLCAPRGVAFLTLSEDYAATISPRQAGWYAGSDPWASCYGTDAALAASARRFDVSPAWQAFVGAEPALALFAAADPDALHREVTGMAAALRERLGLPQPERATPIVTWRDEDGADIARLRAAGIVASSRAGNARVALHVFNDLRDVEDIAGALGR